Genomic segment of Arachis stenosperma cultivar V10309 chromosome 4, arast.V10309.gnm1.PFL2, whole genome shotgun sequence:
CGCGATCACGCAGCCTCTCTTCTCCAGCACCATACATTTCATCTACCTTTTCACCATctcgaaaaaattgaaaagtagGGGTGTATCGAATGTGTTGAGTTGTTTCTGGGCATTCATCAATATCTGCATAGACGAAGGAGAGCTTTGGAAAATTATTGCTCAATCTATGGAATGCAGGGAGGATTTCACTGCACACGCGGCACCTGAAAAACCAGGAAACTAGATCATTCATAATCTCCTGTTCTATATTTCAATTTCACACAAGCACCTTACAAGTTACAACAATCAAGTAAGCCTAAATGGTAAAAGATGCTACCTGCTTTTGTGTTCACTTAACATCAGTTTCCATTATTATATCGATTCTTAATAACTTGTATAGTAATATAAATCAAACATATTCAGAGAAGAGATAAACATACCAAGAGGCGCCATAATTGATAACAacctgcaaaaaaaaaaacaatcaaACATATGTCATATTAGAAATTGCAGAAAGATGAAGGGAAGAGATTGTTGGGAAATGGAAAGGGGTGGTTACGGAAGTTTTGGAGGatttgatgttgaagaggatGTGAGCGAGGTCATCGTCGGTGGAAGCAGTTTTGAAGTTGGAATGAGGGGTGAGAGGTAACCCTTGCTTGCTGCTGCTGGTGGTGATGCTACTTAAGCCCTTCTCCATTCTATGCCTACCGGTAATCAATCCCAATACAATCCTAGGGATGTATAAGTCAATTCAGTAACAGAATTCCAAGAAAGTATGAGTGATATCAAACCtagttgtcagaaccgaacCAATAATCAAACCGGTTAGACTACTAGATCACTAGGTTATTAGTTCAACTAGTGGATCACAAGTTGAACCGGtctcaaataaaaatataaaatcatcaaaattaaaatttaaaatacacgTCTTCATTAACACTTTAACAACAATCAAGTCtcaatttctaaaaataactaatagaAAAATAGACATCAAATTAGTTAGTACTACAATAGGCGAATAACTAATTCGCCGCGGATTTGTGCTCCGTTTAAGGGTTTGCCGCGCCAATGAGTTCCTGCATGTACAAGACGATTTTCGAATCGATACTTGCTTAAGCTAATTAGTTAGTTAACCGATAGACTAATCCAAGTTGATTTGCTTAATAGGATCTTAATTTGACACAATAAAAGTGCAAACATAACAATCCATAAATTATGTCCAAGGAGTTTGTGAGAAGCATCTTAAAACactgtttaaaaaaaaaatcaatcaatcACAGCACCTATTATCTAATAACACTATCTCTGACAAATTCTTCCCATTCCAATCTCTTGATTCACAGAACCTATGAGCATCAATATTACctataaaattacaaatacaATTCATCTAAACCTATTACAAATTAAATCAATCAGTTGTACATACAAATACAATTAGCATCAATACATTAAAACATCAAAAACccagtataaaaattaaaaagaataactaaaaaaaataaaaaactgacCTACAGCAGAAGCAGAAACAGAGTCAGTGACGGTTTTCCAACTTGGAGTCCGTGCAGGTTGCGCCGTTGCAGAGCAGACCACCGGCGAGAAAGGGCAGAGCTTCCAAGAGGAGCAGAGGGGAGCTTGCAGAGGAGCCAACACGATGACGACGGAGGCAGCAGAGGCAGACGAGCATAAGGCTGAGGCAGAACAGGTGAGGCACGGCACAAACAAGCGGCCGGAAAGACAGAGACGGAGGTGGCAGAGGCGAACAAACACTGGCGGCGTGGGGACGAGGCGGAGGAGCCGGCGAGGAGAGTGTGTGAGTGAAGCTGTGATTCTTGGGAGATAGTGAGTTGAGGTTGGGGATGACCGGATGGTTTGGGGTGCCGTTGGAaaattaggttttttttttcaaattcataaaccAAAATGGCGTCGGAATAAGAGAATTTTTCTAATCTTGCTTAAAAAACCCATTAAAATTATTGAATGTGTTGTTCTTCTGGTTCTTCTTGTTTGGACTTGTGCGGAATTATTCGTTTGTTATTATTGCCTTTATCCAAATCCATTTGGATCTGCTCCGCATTATCGTTATCAAGATCTGGTATAAAATATTTGTGGCTCTCGATTTCTGCAGCTCATTCGATCTATAtgtcctttcttttttttgtgtttgtgattttttttatttgcttGGTGATTATGCTTGCATGAAGTAATAATAAAGTGAAATTGTAATTCTCTAGTGAAAGCTCAGAGAATTGAGAGATCGGTTGTGCGGTTTTTGATCTATTTTATCAGGCATGAAACGAAGTAgcttttgaaaataaatatttgcAAGCTAGTAGAAGCCAAAACTATCGCTACCTTTCCTAGAATCATTAGAGTAACGATAAATCAACGTGTCGACTTTACTTAAAATTACGCAGTGCTTGATTCCTGTTGTAAACATTTCACATCGTAGATCTACATACGATTCAATGATTTCATCACAGATTTAATGTGATAATGAAATCTAATTTCATCTTCATTGACCTGAGATGTATATAAAGTATGATAGATATAACAACAAATTAACTGTACAAGTGCAACTCCTAACTAACTCACGAACTGTTATACTGCATAACTTCATTATATGCAAAGACATTTGGCCAAAAGGTTATCTACGATCATTATGGCTTTACATGGAGCTATAATGGCTGACAACTTATGCACTAATCAATCGATTAAAACATATTTGAAGGTGCTACAGAAATTTGATATTTGTTAATTTCATGCATTAGAATGTACATTGTTTACTCTTTGAttattgttttatatattattcattaaacACATTTCAACATATCTTTTCCACCTGACAccctttttccttatttaatGTCAGATATGGAGACCTTTCTCTTCACCTCCGAATCTGTAAATGAAGGTCACCTTGACAAGATCTGTGACCAGGTTTCGGATGCCATCCTTGATGCTTGTTTGGAGCAAGACCCGGAGAGCAAGGTTGCCTGTGAGACCTGTACAAAAACCAACATGGGTATGGTCTTTGGTGAGATCACAACCAAGGCAAATGTGAACTATGAGAAAATAGTTCGAGACACTTGTAGAGGCATTGGGTTCGTTTCAGCTGATGTCGGTCTTGATGCTGACAACTGCAAAGTTCTGGTCAACATTGAGCAACAGAGCCCTGATATTGCCCAAGGAGTTCATGGTCACATGACTAAAAAGCCTGAGGAAATTGGTGCTGGTGACCAGGGACACATGTTTGGCTATGCCACAAATGAAACACCTGAGCTAATGCCACTTACTCATGTCCTTGCTACTAAACTTGGTGCCAAGCTCACTGAAGTTAGAAAGAACAAAACATGCCCATGGGTGAGACCTGATGGAAAAACTCAGGTTACTGTTGAGTACAAGAATGATAATGGAGCCATGATCCCAATTCGTGTGCACACTGTCCTCATCTCAACACAACATGATGAAACTGTCACCAATGACAAGATAGCCAGCGATTTGAAGGAGCATGTAATAAAACCTGTCATCCCAGCTAAATACCTTGATGACAAGACTATCTTCCACCTCAACCCTTCTGGTCGTTTTGTGATTGGTGGACCCCATGGAGATGCAGGGCTAACTGGCCGTAAGATCA
This window contains:
- the LOC130976134 gene encoding S-adenosylmethionine synthase 3-like → MSDMETFLFTSESVNEGHLDKICDQVSDAILDACLEQDPESKVACETCTKTNMGMVFGEITTKANVNYEKIVRDTCRGIGFVSADVGLDADNCKVLVNIEQQSPDIAQGVHGHMTKKPEEIGAGDQGHMFGYATNETPELMPLTHVLATKLGAKLTEVRKNKTCPWVRPDGKTQVTVEYKNDNGAMIPIRVHTVLISTQHDETVTNDKIASDLKEHVIKPVIPAKYLDDKTIFHLNPSGRFVIGGPHGDAGLTGRKIIIDTYGGWGAHGGGAFSGKDPTKVDRSGGYIVRQAAKSVVASGLARRCLVQVSYAIGVPEPLSVFVDTYKIGKILDKDILALIKENFDFRPGMIAINLDLMRGGNFRYQKTAAYGHFGRDDPDFTWETVKMLKAKA